The Macaca thibetana thibetana isolate TM-01 chromosome 9, ASM2454274v1, whole genome shotgun sequence region cctgaccaacatggcaaagccctgtctctaccaaaaaacatacaaaaattagccgggtgtggtggtacttgcgactgtagtcccagctacttgggagaccgaggcaggagaatcacttgagcctgggaggcggaggttgcagtgagcagagatcgctccactgccctgcaacctgggtgacagaataggACTCTATCCCACTCGCCccgaccaaaaaaagaaaaagaaaaagaaacatgccATGGGCACAAAGGTGCAAGAAGGAGAGAACTACTCGCGGTAGTTATCAGCTTCCTGGTCTTCATTCCTCCTCAGTAAAATGAGCGGAGTTGCGTGTATCTGTGGTTGTTTCGAGGGTTAAATGAGAACGCAGGTAAAGCGGTCGCACGGAATAACAATAATGTAAAGCATCGTTAGCCTCCATCACAAGCAGTTAGGCCTACTAGTTAAGCCCGTGGGCTTTGCTTCCTCTTGGCCCTGGGTTTGTGTCCCGGCCATGTTAGGTAGCGTATTTTGAATCTGGGCAAGACGGGAGGATGGTAAGGAAGGGTTGGATAAAAGAGGGTGTGGACGATAAACTTGTGTCGAGTGGGACGGGTGGCGGTGCCTCTGGTGGGTGATGGATTTTTACTCCCACACGGGGAACTTGGACAGCTTTGGACAGGACAAGGCGGGCCCTGGCAGGAGACTGCCGACGTCCAGGTGACAGTGGATGTCAGTTCAAAACTAGCACTGCTCTCCTCCCGCGCCCAGAAAGAGCCCAGAGGCCCGGGGTGGGCGCTACGGctggagaaaggggaaaggaggaggcAGTGCGGGTAGGGGCGGCCCCAGATGTGCAAACTTGGCGCAGCAGCGCACGGGCGGGGAGGGTGGAAGGCCCGCGTCGGGCTGGGAGGTGCGCCCTGCCCTGGCCCGAGGACGAAGGAATCCGAGCTGGGGGCCTGGCGCGGAGGGGAAAGGGGGGCGCCAGGGTGGTGAGCGAGACTGCAAGAGAGATGGCAGGAAGCCGGGAGGAGCGCGCGGGGGAGGAGACCgcggaggggaaggggaaggggaagggaaaggggcgGGTGGGAAGGGAAAGGGGCGGGTGGGAAGGGtggagagcaggagagagaaggcaaGGAGAGtcgaggggaggagagaggagaggaagggtggggaaaggaggagaggaagagaggactaAGAGGGGAGCAAGGCGAGGAGGCCGCGGCGGGCGCAGCGGGCACCTGGGCCGGGCTGCCCCAGCGAGCAAGGCGCCGCCATTCCGCTGCTCggggcgccgccgccgccgccaccgcgtCCGGGGGCCATGCTCCCGCCGCCACCGCGCCAGCCGCCGCCCCAGGCGCGTGCGGCCCGCGGCGCGGTGCGCCTGCAGCGGCCCTTCCTGCGCAGCCCGCTGGGCGTGTTGcggctgctgcagctgctggccgGCGCCGCCTTCTGGATCACTATCGCCACCAGCAAGTACCAGGGCCCCGTGCACTTCGCGCTCTTCGTGTCGGTGCTCTTCTGGCTGCTTACTCTGGGCCTCTACTTCCTCACGCTGCTGGGCAAGCACGAGCTGGTCCCCGTGCTGGGCTCGCGCTGGCTCGTGGTCAACGTGGCGCACGATGTGCTGGCGGCCGCGCTCTACGGCGCCGCGACCGGCATTATGAGTGACCAGATGCAG contains the following coding sequences:
- the MARVELD1 gene encoding MARVEL domain-containing protein 1, giving the protein MLPPPPRQPPPQARAARGAVRLQRPFLRSPLGVLRLLQLLAGAAFWITIATSKYQGPVHFALFVSVLFWLLTLGLYFLTLLGKHELVPVLGSRWLVVNVAHDVLAAALYGAATGIMSDQMQRHSYCNLKDYPLPCAYHAFLAAAVCGGVCHGLYLLSALYGCGRRCQGKQEVA